From the genome of Chloroflexota bacterium, one region includes:
- a CDS encoding MBL fold metallo-hydrolase: MPEKTVNENQPCRITYIGHATVLFDIDGWRLITDPLLRDRVWHLRRRAPNPSNRLLGQHPPDLVLLTHLHNDHADLPSLRMLPRDVPILVPRGAAGYLSKRLKQPIQELAPGEEITLSSLRVIAAPAAHNGLSTPPRPNTPVLSYVICGPATFYFAGDTDLFDEMADIGREYPLDVALLPVSGFGPYIGNGHLSSRTAAQALRLLRPHVAIPIHWGTLSPAGPGWHRWSYLEDPPYAFLAHAARIAPETEVRILEPGQETIFPGCSAVAQEPHSTRHPRPRIPT, translated from the coding sequence ATGCCAGAGAAAACCGTAAACGAGAACCAACCCTGTCGCATTACCTATATCGGCCACGCCACCGTCCTCTTCGACATCGACGGATGGCGTCTCATCACGGATCCGTTGCTGCGGGACCGCGTGTGGCACTTGCGCCGCAGGGCTCCCAATCCCAGCAACCGCCTGTTGGGACAACACCCGCCGGATTTGGTGCTTCTGACGCACCTACACAACGACCATGCGGACCTTCCCTCGCTGCGCATGCTGCCGCGGGATGTCCCCATCCTCGTCCCACGGGGCGCCGCGGGCTACCTAAGCAAGCGGTTGAAGCAGCCTATCCAGGAGCTCGCTCCAGGGGAGGAGATCACACTGAGCTCCTTGCGAGTGATCGCCGCGCCGGCCGCCCACAACGGCCTGAGCACCCCACCGCGCCCGAATACCCCCGTGCTCAGCTACGTGATCTGCGGCCCCGCCACCTTCTACTTTGCGGGCGACACGGACCTATTCGACGAGATGGCCGACATCGGCCGGGAATACCCTCTGGATGTCGCCCTGCTGCCGGTAAGCGGATTCGGCCCCTACATAGGAAACGGCCACCTCTCGTCGCGCACGGCCGCTCAGGCGCTCCGCCTGCTGCGCCCTCATGTGGCCATCCCGATCCACTGGGGGACGTTGAGCCCGGCAGGCCCCGGCTGGCATCGCTGGTCCTACCTGGAGGACCCTCCCTACGCCTTCCTGGCCCACGCGGCGCGCATCGCCCCAGAGACAGAGGTACGCATCCTGGAGCCTGGCCAGGAGACGATCTTCCCCGGCTGCTCGGCCGTGGCTCAGGAGCCACATTCCACCCGTCACCCGCGCCCCCGGATACCCACCTGA